The Bos indicus x Bos taurus breed Angus x Brahman F1 hybrid chromosome 3, Bos_hybrid_MaternalHap_v2.0, whole genome shotgun sequence genome includes a window with the following:
- the LOC113882696 gene encoding olfactory receptor 6N1-like yields the protein MDLVNHTWTQSFLLAGFTTTGALQPLAFLGTLCIYLLTLAGNLFIIVLVQADSRLSTPMYFFISALSFLELWYVSTTVPTLLHTLLHGRSPISPTVCFVQLYVFHSLGMTECYLLSVMALDRYLAICRPLHYHALMSRQVQLWLAGATWVAGFSAALVPARLTATLPFCLKEVAHYFCDLAPLMRLACVDTGWHAQVHIAVIGIINACNLVLILGLYGGILRAVLKLPSAASHAKAFSTCSFHITVVVLFFASAFIVYVGPPESLPEGTDKLLALVYTFLTPFLNPIIYTFRNKEVREAVRRVAQSIRTMMKRP from the coding sequence ATGGACCTTGTCAATCACACGTGGACCCAGAGTTTTCTCCTTGCTGGTTTCACTACCACTGGAGCCCTGCAACCTCTTGCTTTCTTGGGGACACTGTGCATCTATCTCCTCACCCTGGCAGGGAACTTGTTCATCATTGTGCTGGTTCAGGCAGATTCGAGACTGTCcacacccatgtacttcttcATCAGTGCCCTCTCCTTCTTGGAACTCTGGTATGTCAGCACCACAGTGCCCACACTGCTGCACACCTTGCTCCATGGGCGTTCACCCATCTCACCAACTGTGTGCTTTGTCCAGCTCTATGTCTTCCATTcactgggcatgactgagtgctACCTGTTGAGTGTCATGGCACTGGACCGCTACCTTGCCATCTGTCGCCCACTGCACTACCATGCTCTTATGAGCAGACAGGTACAGTTATGGCTAGCAGGGGCCACCTGGGTGGCTGGCTTCTCAGCTGCACTTGTGCCAGCAAGGCTCACAGCCACTCTGCCCTTCTGCTTAAAAGAGGTGGCTCATTACTTCTGTGACCTGGCACCACTAATGAGGCTGGCGTGCGTGGACACAGGTTGGCATGCTCAAGTCCACATTGCAGTGATTGGCATTATCAATGCTTGCAATCTTGTGCTCATTTTAGGACTGTATGGGGGCATCCTGAGAGCTGTGCTGAAGCTGCCCTCAGCTGCCagccatgccaaagccttttccACCTGTTCCTTCCACATAACTGTAGTGGTGCTATTCTTTGCCTCTGCTTTCATTGTCTATGTGGGGCCACCTGAGAGTCTCCCTGAAGGCACTGACAAACTTCTTGCTTTGGTGTATACTTTTCTGACCCCTTTTCTCAACCCCATTATTTACACTTTTCGTAACAAAGAAGTGAGAGAGGCTGTCAGGAGAGTCGCCCAAAGCATTAGGACTATGATGAAGAGACCCTGA